The proteins below are encoded in one region of Bremerella sp. P1:
- a CDS encoding ABC transporter substrate-binding protein — MGLRPLVIGLVLVLTVGNAVNATDGISPSEIHLGQACATKGPAKALGRGMRSGLEVYFQQLNQQGGIDGKHIKLTTINDGYEPKKSEMATRMLIEKKDIFLMIGGVGTPTAKVTVPVCEEHQVPFVAPFTGAEFLRSPYRRYVINLRGSYFQEMELLAEYLVDKQALKRIACFYQNDGYGQAGLAGIVQALERRGMELVGTGTYERNTVAIATGLNDIAKQRPDAVVMVGANMPCAMFIKQAKKHADFDKTLFCNISFVGTEALLANLGDASEGCLVSQVVPFPWDTSIPVVNEFQKAMQNAGRSEEIGFVSLEGYLAGKLFHEVVKRVDGELTRESFVDAVDASGAIDLGGITVTFGSDDHQGMDEVFLTQFRDGKVVRLEN, encoded by the coding sequence ATGGGATTGCGGCCATTGGTCATCGGGCTGGTCTTGGTATTGACCGTTGGTAACGCGGTAAACGCGACCGACGGGATCAGCCCTTCCGAAATCCACCTGGGGCAGGCCTGTGCCACTAAGGGGCCGGCGAAGGCGCTCGGTCGCGGCATGCGAAGCGGGCTGGAGGTCTACTTTCAGCAGCTCAATCAACAGGGTGGCATCGACGGCAAGCACATCAAGCTGACGACCATCAACGATGGTTACGAGCCAAAGAAAAGCGAGATGGCCACGCGGATGCTCATCGAGAAGAAGGATATCTTCCTGATGATCGGCGGCGTGGGAACGCCAACAGCCAAAGTCACCGTGCCGGTTTGTGAAGAGCACCAGGTACCGTTTGTCGCCCCCTTCACCGGGGCCGAGTTTCTGCGAAGCCCTTATCGACGATACGTGATCAATCTCCGCGGCAGCTACTTCCAAGAGATGGAACTGCTGGCCGAGTACCTGGTCGATAAGCAAGCGCTCAAGCGGATCGCTTGCTTCTATCAGAACGATGGATATGGCCAGGCCGGCCTGGCAGGTATCGTGCAGGCGCTCGAGCGTCGCGGTATGGAGCTGGTGGGTACAGGTACCTACGAACGAAACACGGTTGCCATTGCGACCGGCTTGAACGATATCGCCAAGCAGCGGCCCGATGCGGTCGTGATGGTCGGAGCCAACATGCCGTGTGCCATGTTCATCAAGCAGGCCAAGAAGCATGCCGACTTCGACAAGACACTCTTTTGCAACATCTCGTTCGTCGGAACGGAAGCCCTACTGGCCAACCTGGGCGACGCCAGCGAGGGCTGCCTTGTCTCGCAGGTGGTGCCGTTCCCTTGGGATACTTCCATTCCCGTCGTCAACGAATTTCAAAAAGCGATGCAGAACGCTGGGCGATCCGAAGAGATCGGGTTCGTCAGTCTTGAAGGCTACCTGGCCGGCAAGCTGTTTCATGAAGTTGTCAAACGCGTTGATGGTGAGTTGACGCGTGAATCGTTTGTCGATGCGGTCGACGCTTCGGGAGCGATTGACCTGGGTGGCATCACGGTCACCTTTGGTTCCGATGATCATCAAGGCATGGATGAAGTGTTTCTCACGCAATTCCGCGACGGGAAAGTCGTTCGCTTAGAGAACTAA
- a CDS encoding sulfatase family protein, which yields MTHCFRYSTALFLVAMSIVPWLDRRAQAAEKAAAKQPNIVFMMSDDHAFQAISAYPGAINQTPNIDRIAKEGMRFDHCYVTNSICGPARAVILTGKYSHLNGFYDNKTPRFDGSQLTFPKLLQKAGYQTAMIGKWHLGSEPTGFDYFNVLKGQGPYYNPQMRTSDGPKKYEGHTSEIITDIAMEWLQEKRDPNKPFLLMYQHKAPHRNWMPAPKYLSKYDDVTFEEPANMWDDYKNRASGARDQDMTISKTMNNYDLKIATQRGLTPEQRAVWDAAYGPKNKAFEEAKLEGKELTRWKFQRYIKDYLRCIDSVDEGVGQVLDYLDETGLTENTLVIYSSDQGFYLGEHGWFDKRWMYEESFRTPLLVRWPGHVKPGTVSDALVMNLDFPETMLAAAGVDIPAGMQGLSLLPIFQDDGKTPKDWPRKELYYHYYEFPGAHSVPRHYGVFDGRYKLIYYYQLDEWELFDLQEDPSEMNSVYGKADYADVQSKMHEKLKEQRAKYQDDTPRKGEKY from the coding sequence ATGACCCACTGTTTTCGGTACTCTACCGCCCTGTTTCTGGTCGCCATGTCGATCGTCCCTTGGCTCGACCGTCGTGCCCAGGCAGCCGAAAAGGCGGCTGCCAAACAACCGAACATCGTTTTCATGATGTCGGACGATCATGCATTCCAGGCGATCTCGGCCTATCCAGGTGCGATCAACCAGACTCCCAACATCGATCGCATCGCCAAAGAGGGCATGCGTTTCGATCATTGCTACGTAACCAACAGCATCTGCGGCCCAGCTCGGGCGGTGATCCTCACGGGCAAGTACAGTCACCTGAACGGCTTCTACGACAACAAAACTCCTCGCTTCGACGGAAGCCAGCTGACGTTCCCCAAGCTGTTGCAGAAAGCGGGTTACCAGACGGCCATGATCGGCAAGTGGCATCTGGGATCGGAACCGACCGGCTTCGATTACTTCAACGTCCTCAAGGGTCAGGGTCCCTACTACAACCCACAGATGCGGACTTCGGATGGTCCTAAAAAGTACGAGGGGCACACCAGCGAAATCATCACCGACATCGCCATGGAGTGGCTGCAAGAGAAACGCGATCCCAACAAGCCGTTTCTGCTGATGTACCAACACAAAGCCCCTCACCGCAACTGGATGCCGGCTCCGAAGTACTTGAGCAAGTACGACGATGTCACCTTCGAAGAGCCAGCCAACATGTGGGACGACTATAAGAATCGTGCCAGTGGTGCCCGCGACCAGGACATGACCATCTCGAAGACGATGAACAATTACGATCTCAAGATTGCGACGCAGCGTGGCCTGACGCCTGAGCAGCGAGCCGTCTGGGACGCCGCCTACGGTCCGAAGAACAAGGCCTTCGAAGAAGCCAAGCTGGAAGGCAAAGAACTGACGCGTTGGAAGTTCCAGCGTTACATCAAAGACTACCTCCGCTGCATCGACTCGGTCGACGAAGGGGTTGGCCAGGTATTGGACTACTTGGATGAAACGGGCCTGACCGAAAACACGCTGGTCATTTACAGCTCGGACCAAGGTTTCTACTTGGGCGAACACGGTTGGTTTGACAAGCGTTGGATGTACGAAGAATCGTTCCGCACGCCGCTGTTGGTTCGTTGGCCTGGCCACGTTAAGCCTGGCACCGTCAGCGACGCGCTCGTGATGAATCTCGACTTCCCCGAAACGATGCTCGCCGCCGCTGGCGTCGATATCCCCGCCGGCATGCAAGGCCTCAGCCTGTTGCCGATCTTTCAAGACGACGGCAAGACGCCTAAGGATTGGCCGCGCAAGGAACTGTACTACCACTATTACGAGTTCCCTGGTGCTCATAGCGTGCCACGGCACTACGGTGTGTTCGACGGCCGCTACAAGTTGATTTACTACTATCAACTGGACGAATGGGAGCTGTTCGATCTTCAGGAAGATCCAAGCGAAATGAATAGCGTCTATGGCAAGGCCGACTACGCCGACGTGCAGTCCAAGATGCACGAGAAGCTGAAAGAGCAGCGAGCCAAGTACCAAGACGACACGCCGCGTAAGGGCGAAAAGTACTAG
- a CDS encoding cupin domain-containing protein, whose amino-acid sequence MSSTPSTKGYEVVDFANIPGVPCPCGTAKRGLADVEDYPGTIHVTEISTDAKVHYHKTLTETYFFLECGEDAQMQLDGEIIPVHPGMCIMIRPGTRHRALGKMKIVNIVYPKFDPADEWFD is encoded by the coding sequence ATGTCCTCAACCCCGTCAACCAAGGGATATGAAGTCGTCGATTTCGCCAACATCCCTGGTGTCCCTTGTCCATGTGGAACCGCCAAGCGCGGTCTGGCCGATGTTGAAGACTACCCAGGCACGATTCACGTCACCGAGATCTCGACCGATGCCAAAGTTCACTACCACAAAACGCTGACCGAGACCTACTTCTTCCTGGAATGTGGCGAAGACGCCCAGATGCAGCTCGATGGCGAAATCATTCCTGTTCATCCCGGAATGTGCATCATGATTCGCCCTGGTACCCGGCATCGAGCCCTGGGGAAGATGAAGATTGTGAACATCGTCTATCCCAAGTTCGACCCCGCAGACGAATGGTTCGATTGA
- a CDS encoding outer membrane protein assembly factor BamB family protein: MLSLTLLAIGCTPPPTGRPSTNNTTLNPNPNTTVPSSAVTSPAKLPGPDEVPAEETKEAVAESNVTPAETSENLTPVVTPDEKPGKTLVDTVETTPAKPSEELTPPTVTETPADAAMKEEAAKEEVKAEAAAEEEKPAPKEMTKEEAPAKEAPAEEAKEEPVAEVASAKKTTTAASASESQADPQDWLYWRGPEFNGISRATGLPESWDPEGGEGSNVLWKRDDLGTRSTPVVMNGKLFMLASAEQGTSREGERVVCVDAKTGDTIWENRFNVYLSDVPVERVGWSAVTADPETNTVFALGVAGHFQCIDADTGKTVWLRKMHEEFGLLTTYGGRTNFPLVYEDLVIISGIVIGWGDMAKPAHRFLGMNKETGEVVWFTETTPLPYDTTYSAPSIKIVNGIPQYVIGAGDGKIWSIQPRTGQHNWSFAFAARGLYGTPIIEGDTVFMAQGEENVQPKEVDGQIVIDVDNTMGAVVSVDATKSGDISVTGQNWKVVELNGNRSAPLYVNDKLYVIDDRAKLFVLDPKTGEELFKKTPLGTKMFASPLYADGKIYTITENGRYYVLGIQEDGSVDILTKGRLPEGDALGSPICAHGRIYFPTTTALYCVGNEAKETGFSGLPEQPKEDPVSDDPEPAHAQVIPAETLIYPGDAVDYRVKLFNSRGQFVKDAEKVEFSVEGPAKIDEAGKLTANEDAGHAPAYVTAKADGLTGNARLRIVPPLPWSFDFEGIAINEMTGKGEPPITWVGARYRHVVREVDGNKVMVKITTIPKGTRSQGWMGHSDLHDYTIEADVMGHEKDGQLPDIGVTAQGYIFMLMGNESKARALTWITQQRIAKDVDFTLEPGVWYHMKFKVSNQDDGTVKAQGKAWKKDEAEPEAWMVEIVDSVPNTSGSPGLFGNAKTGEIFLDNITVTPNS; encoded by the coding sequence ATGCTTTCGCTGACCCTCCTTGCTATTGGCTGCACGCCACCTCCCACCGGGCGACCGTCCACCAACAACACAACGCTCAATCCAAATCCCAACACAACGGTTCCTAGTTCAGCCGTGACTTCCCCGGCAAAGCTGCCTGGTCCCGATGAAGTCCCCGCAGAAGAAACGAAAGAAGCCGTTGCCGAGTCGAACGTAACTCCGGCCGAAACCAGTGAAAACCTGACTCCGGTTGTCACGCCTGACGAAAAGCCTGGCAAGACACTGGTCGACACCGTCGAGACCACACCTGCCAAGCCAAGCGAAGAGCTGACACCTCCTACCGTGACCGAAACGCCTGCCGATGCAGCGATGAAGGAAGAAGCGGCGAAAGAGGAAGTCAAAGCTGAAGCAGCTGCCGAAGAAGAAAAGCCTGCTCCTAAGGAAATGACCAAAGAGGAAGCTCCTGCCAAGGAAGCTCCCGCGGAAGAGGCGAAGGAAGAACCCGTCGCTGAAGTTGCTTCCGCCAAGAAGACCACCACCGCCGCTTCGGCCAGCGAAAGCCAAGCCGACCCGCAAGACTGGCTCTACTGGCGTGGCCCTGAGTTCAACGGCATCAGCCGCGCAACCGGCCTGCCGGAAAGCTGGGACCCAGAAGGCGGCGAAGGCAGTAACGTCTTGTGGAAGCGAGACGATCTCGGAACCCGCAGCACGCCTGTGGTCATGAACGGCAAGCTCTTCATGCTCGCCTCCGCCGAACAAGGCACCTCTCGTGAAGGGGAACGCGTGGTCTGTGTCGACGCCAAGACGGGCGACACGATCTGGGAAAACCGCTTCAACGTTTATCTCTCGGACGTCCCAGTCGAACGTGTTGGTTGGTCTGCGGTCACCGCTGATCCTGAAACGAACACGGTCTTCGCGTTGGGTGTTGCCGGCCACTTCCAATGTATCGATGCCGATACGGGCAAGACGGTTTGGCTTCGTAAGATGCATGAAGAGTTCGGCCTGCTGACGACCTACGGTGGTCGAACCAACTTCCCCTTGGTCTACGAAGACCTGGTGATCATCAGCGGGATTGTGATCGGCTGGGGCGACATGGCCAAGCCAGCTCACCGCTTCCTGGGGATGAACAAGGAAACGGGCGAAGTCGTCTGGTTCACCGAAACGACTCCCCTGCCCTACGACACGACCTACAGTGCCCCGAGCATCAAGATCGTCAACGGTATTCCACAGTACGTGATCGGTGCTGGTGACGGTAAGATCTGGAGCATTCAACCTCGCACCGGCCAGCACAACTGGAGCTTCGCATTCGCCGCTCGCGGTTTGTACGGCACCCCGATCATTGAAGGCGATACCGTCTTCATGGCCCAGGGTGAAGAAAACGTCCAACCGAAGGAAGTCGACGGCCAGATCGTCATCGACGTCGACAACACCATGGGTGCCGTCGTCTCGGTCGACGCGACCAAGTCCGGCGACATCTCAGTCACGGGACAAAACTGGAAGGTTGTCGAACTCAACGGTAACCGCAGTGCTCCGCTTTACGTCAACGACAAGTTGTATGTGATCGACGACCGAGCCAAGCTGTTCGTGCTGGATCCGAAGACCGGCGAAGAGCTCTTCAAGAAGACGCCTCTGGGCACCAAGATGTTTGCCTCGCCGCTGTACGCCGACGGCAAGATCTACACCATCACCGAGAATGGCCGCTACTACGTGCTGGGCATTCAAGAGGATGGTAGTGTCGACATCCTGACCAAGGGACGTTTGCCAGAAGGGGACGCACTCGGTTCGCCGATTTGTGCTCACGGACGTATCTACTTCCCCACGACCACCGCCCTGTACTGCGTTGGCAACGAAGCCAAGGAAACCGGCTTCAGTGGCCTGCCAGAGCAGCCAAAAGAAGATCCCGTTTCCGACGACCCAGAACCGGCTCACGCCCAAGTGATTCCAGCCGAAACGCTGATCTATCCTGGGGACGCAGTCGATTATCGCGTCAAGCTGTTCAACTCGCGCGGTCAGTTCGTAAAGGACGCCGAGAAGGTTGAGTTCAGTGTTGAAGGCCCTGCCAAGATCGACGAAGCCGGCAAGCTAACGGCCAATGAAGACGCAGGCCATGCTCCGGCCTACGTCACGGCCAAGGCCGACGGTTTGACAGGCAATGCCCGCTTGCGAATCGTTCCGCCGCTGCCATGGAGCTTCGACTTTGAAGGTATCGCAATTAACGAGATGACCGGCAAAGGCGAACCGCCGATCACTTGGGTTGGTGCCCGCTATCGTCACGTTGTGCGTGAGGTAGATGGCAACAAGGTCATGGTGAAAATCACCACGATTCCTAAGGGAACGCGAAGCCAAGGCTGGATGGGCCACTCGGATCTGCATGACTACACGATCGAAGCCGACGTGATGGGTCACGAGAAAGATGGCCAACTTCCCGATATCGGTGTCACCGCCCAGGGCTATATCTTCATGCTGATGGGCAACGAGTCGAAGGCCCGTGCTTTGACCTGGATTACTCAGCAGCGGATCGCCAAAGACGTGGACTTCACCCTGGAACCAGGCGTCTGGTACCACATGAAGTTCAAAGTGTCGAATCAGGATGACGGCACCGTCAAAGCCCAAGGTAAGGCCTGGAAGAAGGACGAAGCGGAACCGGAAGCGTGGATGGTCGAGATCGTCGACAGTGTCCCCAACACGTCCGGTAGCCCAGGTCTCTTCGGAAATGCGAAAACTGGGGAAATCTTCCTGGACAATATCACGGTGACTCCGAATAGTTAA
- a CDS encoding outer membrane protein assembly factor BamB family protein — protein sequence MKSTYAYLAIVGSACVGMTIAGLLPEERAIAQDEVAKAEITKDWPQWGGDSKRNNTPSATNIPTIWDIGGFDRQTGEWQKDDAENIKWVAALGSQSYGNPVVADGKIFVGTNNGNGYIDRYPSKVDLGCLVCFDEATGEFLWQHSSEKLPTGRVHDWPLQGVCCAPYIEGKKLWFVTSRGEVRCLDTEGFRDGENNGPYKDEEFTGDKEADVIWVFDMMKDLGVSQHNMCSCSVTCLGDILFVNTSNGVDESHIVIPSTGAPSFIAMDKNTGEVYWTDKSPGNNILHGQWSSPTVAELGGVPQVIFAGGDGWVYSFKADKGTDGKPELLWKFDGNPKTSKWVLGGRGTRNNIIATPVIYDQKVYVAVGQDPEHGEGEGHLWCLDPTKRGDVSSELAMKIEGSQRVPIEHRRIQAVIEEEGDVAVPNPNSAVIWHYSTFDQDEDGKIEFEETMHRSIGTCTIKDDILYIADFSGLLHCLNAQTGKPNWTYDMFAAAWGSALIVNDHVYIGDEDGDVAVFKLSADPDDAEPLEEINMGNSVYSTPIVANGVLYIANKTHLFAITEGGE from the coding sequence ATGAAATCGACGTATGCTTATCTAGCTATCGTGGGCTCGGCCTGCGTTGGCATGACGATCGCAGGCCTCTTGCCGGAAGAGCGTGCTATCGCTCAGGACGAAGTGGCCAAGGCCGAAATTACCAAGGATTGGCCGCAATGGGGTGGCGATTCCAAGCGAAACAACACTCCCTCTGCCACGAACATCCCCACCATTTGGGATATCGGTGGCTTCGATCGCCAGACCGGTGAGTGGCAAAAAGACGACGCCGAAAACATCAAGTGGGTTGCCGCTTTGGGTAGCCAGTCGTACGGCAACCCGGTAGTCGCCGACGGCAAGATCTTTGTTGGCACCAATAACGGTAACGGTTACATCGATCGCTATCCGTCCAAGGTCGACCTGGGCTGCCTGGTTTGTTTCGACGAAGCGACCGGCGAATTCCTGTGGCAACACTCCAGTGAAAAGCTGCCTACCGGCCGCGTCCACGACTGGCCGCTGCAAGGTGTCTGCTGTGCTCCTTACATCGAAGGCAAGAAGCTGTGGTTTGTCACCAGCCGCGGTGAAGTCCGCTGCCTCGATACCGAAGGCTTCCGCGACGGCGAAAACAACGGTCCTTACAAGGACGAAGAGTTCACCGGCGACAAAGAAGCCGACGTCATTTGGGTCTTCGACATGATGAAGGACCTGGGCGTTTCGCAGCACAACATGTGCAGCTGCTCGGTAACCTGTCTGGGTGACATTCTGTTCGTGAACACTTCCAACGGTGTCGACGAGTCGCACATCGTGATTCCTTCGACGGGTGCCCCTAGCTTCATCGCCATGGACAAGAACACCGGCGAAGTTTACTGGACCGACAAGTCGCCTGGTAACAACATCCTGCACGGTCAATGGTCGAGCCCAACGGTTGCGGAACTGGGTGGCGTTCCCCAAGTGATCTTCGCTGGCGGCGACGGCTGGGTTTATTCCTTCAAGGCCGACAAGGGAACCGACGGCAAGCCAGAACTGCTCTGGAAGTTCGACGGCAACCCGAAGACCTCGAAGTGGGTTCTCGGCGGTCGCGGTACGCGTAACAACATCATCGCTACCCCGGTTATCTACGATCAAAAGGTCTACGTGGCCGTCGGTCAGGACCCGGAACACGGTGAAGGCGAAGGTCACCTCTGGTGCCTGGATCCCACCAAGCGTGGTGATGTCAGCTCGGAACTGGCCATGAAGATCGAAGGCAGCCAGCGTGTGCCGATCGAACATCGCCGCATTCAAGCCGTGATCGAAGAAGAAGGCGACGTGGCCGTTCCTAATCCGAACAGCGCCGTGATCTGGCACTACTCGACCTTCGATCAAGACGAAGACGGCAAGATCGAATTCGAGGAAACGATGCACCGCAGCATCGGTACCTGCACGATCAAAGACGACATCCTCTACATCGCTGACTTCAGCGGTCTGCTGCACTGCCTGAACGCCCAGACCGGCAAGCCGAACTGGACGTACGATATGTTCGCCGCAGCCTGGGGCTCGGCCTTGATTGTGAACGATCACGTCTACATCGGTGACGAAGACGGCGACGTGGCGGTCTTCAAGCTGTCGGCCGATCCGGATGACGCCGAACCGCTCGAAGAGATCAACATGGGCAACTCGGTCTACTCGACCCCAATCGTTGCCAATGGTGTGTTGTACATCGCCAACAAGACGCACCTCTTCGCAATCACCGAGGGTGGCGAGTAA
- a CDS encoding response regulator, producing the protein MPKQVLDVGNCGYDHGSLKNLIERNFDAKVLQSHGPADTIRMMREQTFALVVINRKLDRDHSNGIDILIDLKADEQFQDVPVMMLSNFEDAQAAAEAAGAVPGFGKRDLGKESTLKKLEPFLG; encoded by the coding sequence ATGCCTAAACAAGTTCTCGACGTCGGCAATTGTGGTTACGACCACGGTTCGCTCAAGAACCTGATCGAACGTAACTTCGACGCCAAGGTCCTTCAATCGCACGGTCCGGCCGACACAATCCGAATGATGCGCGAACAAACGTTCGCCCTGGTGGTCATTAATCGTAAGCTCGACCGCGATCATTCCAATGGGATCGATATCTTGATCGACCTCAAAGCGGACGAGCAGTTTCAAGATGTCCCGGTGATGATGCTCTCGAACTTCGAGGACGCCCAAGCCGCCGCAGAGGCCGCTGGTGCCGTGCCTGGCTTTGGCAAGCGGGATCTGGGCAAAGAGTCGACCCTGAAAAAGCTGGAGCCCTTTCTAGGATAG
- a CDS encoding tRNA-binding protein, which translates to MSEITWSDFEAVELRVGTIVEVEDFPEARRPAYKLKVDFGDPLGIKKSSAQITQLYSKDELLGKQIIAVTNFPPKQIGPIRSEVLVTGFYGEDGAVTLAVPDRPTANGNRLA; encoded by the coding sequence ATGTCTGAGATCACCTGGAGCGACTTCGAGGCCGTAGAACTGCGTGTCGGTACGATTGTCGAAGTCGAAGATTTCCCCGAAGCTCGCCGACCGGCGTACAAGCTGAAGGTCGACTTCGGCGATCCTCTAGGCATTAAAAAGTCGAGCGCCCAGATTACACAGCTCTACTCGAAAGACGAACTGCTGGGCAAGCAGATCATCGCCGTCACCAACTTCCCCCCGAAACAGATCGGCCCCATCCGCAGCGAGGTCCTGGTGACCGGCTTCTACGGCGAAGATGGAGCCGTCACGTTAGCCGTACCGGATAGACCGACGGCCAATGGGAATCGTTTGGCGTAA
- a CDS encoding agmatine deiminase family protein produces the protein MNDRLTPKQQAYRWPAEWEPHVGTLLSWPHNRDSWPGKFEPVPGVYKKLVTALCEVEDVHILAAAGEVLTQAEDLVGHLPNVFIHAIPTNDAWARDHGPSFLQAPKGKPWMAVDWNYNAWGGKYPPWDDDQAVPERLSEKLGFGRFQPGIVMEGGAVDGNGGGLVLSTTECLLNPNRNPHLSQAETEKFLCDYLCAEKILWLHHGIAGDDTDGHIDELARFVGLGTVVAAYEEDSSDENYEALQQNFTDLQAMTDLNEQPLEVIPLPMPKAKYQDDQRLPASYCNFYIANEIVIVPQFGDDADEKACDTLQGCFPDRKVVPIEAIDLVWGLGAFHCISQQIMK, from the coding sequence CACGTCGGAACGCTCCTTTCGTGGCCGCATAATCGCGATTCGTGGCCTGGGAAGTTCGAGCCAGTCCCCGGCGTGTACAAGAAGCTGGTGACGGCCCTGTGCGAAGTCGAGGACGTTCACATTCTGGCAGCCGCCGGCGAGGTGCTGACCCAGGCCGAAGACCTGGTGGGGCATCTGCCCAACGTCTTCATTCATGCGATCCCCACCAACGATGCCTGGGCACGCGACCATGGGCCGAGCTTCCTGCAGGCACCCAAAGGCAAACCCTGGATGGCGGTCGACTGGAACTACAATGCCTGGGGTGGCAAGTATCCGCCGTGGGATGACGACCAGGCCGTGCCGGAGCGACTTTCCGAGAAGCTCGGCTTCGGCCGTTTTCAGCCAGGCATCGTCATGGAAGGGGGAGCCGTCGACGGCAACGGCGGAGGGCTAGTGCTCAGCACGACTGAGTGCCTGTTGAACCCGAATCGAAATCCTCACCTCTCGCAGGCAGAGACCGAGAAGTTTCTGTGCGATTACCTGTGCGCCGAAAAGATTCTGTGGCTCCACCATGGGATCGCTGGCGACGATACGGATGGTCACATCGACGAGCTGGCTCGTTTCGTCGGCTTGGGTACGGTGGTCGCCGCCTACGAAGAAGATTCAAGCGACGAGAACTACGAGGCGTTGCAGCAGAACTTTACCGACCTGCAGGCCATGACCGACCTGAACGAGCAGCCCCTGGAAGTGATTCCGCTGCCCATGCCCAAGGCCAAGTACCAGGACGACCAACGCCTGCCGGCCAGCTACTGCAACTTCTACATCGCTAACGAGATCGTCATCGTTCCGCAGTTTGGCGACGATGCGGATGAGAAGGCCTGCGATACGCTGCAAGGATGTTTCCCCGATCGCAAGGTCGTGCCCATTGAGGCCATCGATCTGGTATGGGGCCTGGGAGCGTTCCACTGCATCTCGCAGCAGATAATGAAGTAG